In Blastopirellula sp. J2-11, a single genomic region encodes these proteins:
- a CDS encoding sigma-70 family RNA polymerase sigma factor — MNTNYKSESMRRFRDQQVRFAPRDKKMDQANRAERLLGEIDPKKTYPYEYLYFRITDFRPDDNPKGTVEGKETAHDLRLFVEDLSDSADVPVELAGEEVLTVEELSRKFNVSTKTISRWRQQGLVSRRFLFEGRKRVGFLKSSVERFVRTNADRIERGRQFSQLTDVEKDEIIERARRLARAGGGPSEVARRIATRMNRSVETIRYTLKNYDEKNADTAVFPRSTGPLSDDAKEGIFQAYRDGASVDRLAERYHRTKNSVYRVVNEVRASHIEELPLDCIYNEVFDDASMEDEILGPLPVAETATRRTRPPAGLPSYLASLYEAPLLTREQEYHLFRKFNYLKHQAAKLRDSVETSKAKASVMDEIERLYESAVEVKNQIVQSNLRLVVSIAKRHLGAADEFFELVSDGNMSLIRAVEKFDYSRGNKFSTYCSWAIMKNFARTIPVEFKHRDRFRTSLDELFQGRVDNRSDQYEQEAMQQQRERQIQRILNRLDEREQKIIIRRYGLDHDHEPQTLKEVGAELGVTKERIRQIEARALNKLRVAAQEAKLDIPEVN, encoded by the coding sequence GTGAATACGAACTACAAATCTGAAAGCATGCGGCGTTTTCGCGACCAACAAGTTCGGTTCGCGCCGCGCGATAAAAAGATGGATCAGGCCAATCGGGCAGAACGCCTGCTCGGTGAAATCGATCCGAAAAAGACCTATCCCTACGAATACCTCTACTTCCGCATTACCGACTTCCGCCCGGATGACAATCCGAAAGGAACCGTGGAAGGAAAAGAGACGGCGCACGATCTCCGTCTGTTCGTCGAAGATCTCTCTGATTCGGCCGATGTTCCAGTCGAACTGGCGGGAGAAGAAGTTTTGACGGTCGAGGAGCTCAGTCGCAAGTTTAACGTCTCTACTAAAACGATCTCACGTTGGCGACAACAGGGGCTTGTTAGCCGTCGATTTTTGTTTGAAGGTCGCAAGCGAGTCGGCTTTTTGAAGAGCAGCGTTGAGCGTTTCGTGCGGACCAACGCCGATCGGATCGAACGTGGCCGTCAATTCAGTCAGCTGACCGATGTCGAAAAAGACGAGATCATCGAACGTGCTCGACGTCTGGCGAGAGCCGGCGGCGGTCCTTCCGAAGTCGCTCGTCGAATCGCGACGCGGATGAACCGCAGCGTCGAAACGATTCGCTACACGCTGAAAAACTACGACGAAAAGAATGCCGATACGGCCGTTTTCCCGCGATCGACCGGCCCGCTCAGTGATGACGCCAAAGAAGGAATCTTCCAAGCGTATCGCGACGGCGCTTCTGTCGATCGCTTGGCCGAGCGATACCATCGGACGAAGAACAGCGTTTATCGCGTCGTGAATGAAGTTCGGGCGAGCCACATCGAAGAGTTGCCGCTCGACTGCATTTATAACGAAGTGTTTGACGATGCGAGTATGGAGGATGAAATCCTGGGCCCGCTGCCGGTGGCCGAAACGGCGACACGTCGTACGCGACCGCCTGCTGGACTCCCCTCGTACTTGGCCTCGCTATACGAAGCTCCGCTGTTGACTCGCGAGCAGGAATATCACCTGTTCCGTAAGTTCAATTACCTGAAGCATCAGGCGGCGAAGTTGCGTGACAGCGTCGAAACCAGCAAGGCCAAAGCGAGCGTGATGGACGAGATTGAACGCTTGTACGAGAGCGCGGTCGAGGTGAAAAACCAGATCGTGCAATCGAACCTGCGTCTGGTCGTCTCGATCGCCAAGCGTCACTTGGGCGCCGCCGACGAGTTCTTTGAACTGGTCAGCGACGGCAACATGTCGCTCATCCGAGCCGTCGAAAAGTTCGACTACTCGCGTGGGAACAAGTTCAGCACGTACTGTAGTTGGGCGATCATGAAGAACTTCGCTCGGACGATTCCGGTCGAGTTCAAGCATCGTGATCGATTCCGCACCAGCTTGGACGAATTGTTCCAAGGGCGAGTCGATAATCGCAGCGATCAGTATGAGCAGGAAGCGATGCAGCAGCAACGCGAACGGCAGATTCAGCGGATTTTGAATCGGCTCGATGAACGTGAGCAGAAGATCATCATCCGCCGATACGGCTTGGACCACGATCACGAACCGCAAACGTTGAAAGAAGTGGGCGCCGAGTTGGGCGTCACCAAAGAGCGGATTCGCCAAATCGAGGCCCGAGCGCTCAACAAACTGCGAGTCGCCGCCCAAGAAGCGAAACTCGACATTCCCGAAGTGAACTAA
- a CDS encoding DUF1559 domain-containing protein, with protein sequence MNLRPSTQNSGFTLVELLVVIAIIGALIALLLPAVQQAREAARRMQCSNNMKQLGLALHNFESTYKELPMGNDTNHNWKVRILPFVEQSVLYDQLDTSGTNPSAFDGRSFVNNQVLYTASVPGLVCPSSPLPERNPAMTSSGRAPNWSQVHDYVGISGAYPDPLGRSSVCTPENAVQSGTYCNNGTFINFKGRRLANLIDGTSNTFVVAEQSGQVDGIENSANALGGWAGLRTNTVTSSDGRNMWDKDTQISNITYSSGYTQGTTTFRYPINSAWLSGAPSGANRWTDVNTIINSYHPGGIEVLAGDGSVQFVSEAADMETLRRAFTADDGLVIEANFN encoded by the coding sequence ATGAACCTGCGACCCTCAACTCAAAACTCCGGTTTCACTCTCGTCGAATTGCTAGTTGTGATCGCCATTATAGGGGCCTTAATCGCCCTTTTGCTGCCAGCTGTGCAGCAAGCTCGGGAAGCGGCCCGCCGCATGCAGTGCAGCAACAATATGAAGCAGTTGGGGCTGGCGCTTCACAACTTTGAAAGCACCTACAAAGAGCTGCCGATGGGCAACGACACCAACCATAACTGGAAGGTCCGCATTCTACCGTTCGTAGAACAATCCGTGCTCTATGACCAACTCGATACCAGTGGAACCAACCCCAGCGCCTTCGATGGCCGCTCCTTCGTCAACAATCAGGTTCTATACACCGCGAGCGTCCCCGGCCTCGTCTGCCCTTCCAGCCCGCTTCCGGAACGCAATCCGGCGATGACCTCCTCCGGGAGAGCCCCAAACTGGTCGCAAGTCCATGACTACGTCGGCATCTCTGGCGCCTACCCTGATCCGCTGGGACGCTCAAGCGTCTGCACTCCGGAAAACGCCGTGCAGTCGGGCACGTACTGCAACAACGGCACATTTATTAATTTCAAAGGCCGTAGACTCGCCAATCTGATCGATGGCACTTCCAACACCTTTGTCGTGGCCGAACAGTCTGGGCAGGTCGACGGTATCGAGAATAGCGCCAATGCCCTCGGCGGCTGGGCCGGGCTGCGAACCAACACTGTTACCAGCAGCGACGGCAGGAACATGTGGGACAAAGATACGCAAATCAGCAACATCACCTACAGCAGCGGCTATACCCAAGGAACCACCACATTCCGGTACCCCATCAACAGCGCCTGGCTTTCTGGAGCACCCTCTGGAGCCAACAGGTGGACCGATGTAAATACAATCATCAACTCGTACCATCCTGGAGGAATCGAAGTTCTTGCTGGAGATGGCTCGGTGCAGTTTGTCTCAGAAGCAGCCGATATGGAGACGCTTCGCCGAGCGTTCACGGCGGATGACGGACTCGTCATTGAAGCGAATTTCAACTAA
- a CDS encoding ROK family protein — protein sequence MTTPPFFFGVDVGGTNIKLGLVDDEGRTLAYHKIATDEPHGPASAIRRVAIELRTMLADIGHTMTDVASIGLAMPGMIDIVNGRTMEPHNLPHWYHFPIRQALEEETGATVILANDANAAAFGEYWLGSGREFRSMVLLTLGTGVGGGIIVNDTLVEGDHSFGSECGHIIIDFNDDARPIPTGQRGHLEAYASGTAIVKRTQEALESGEKSSLMARMNKGEKLTPLMVAEEAERGDELSLFIVMETARYLGVGVVSLMHTIDPGAVVLGGAVNFGGADSPLGTMFIERVREEVKRRAFPVPAKKTAIRFTSLGTDAGYLGASGLARQAYLRDQQAPVTS from the coding sequence GTGACGACTCCTCCCTTCTTCTTCGGCGTGGACGTTGGTGGAACCAACATCAAGCTCGGCCTCGTAGACGACGAAGGCCGCACGCTGGCCTATCACAAAATCGCCACCGATGAACCGCATGGTCCCGCCAGCGCGATCCGTCGTGTTGCGATCGAGCTGCGCACGATGCTGGCCGATATTGGTCACACGATGACGGACGTCGCATCGATCGGCTTGGCAATGCCAGGCATGATCGACATCGTCAACGGCAGAACAATGGAGCCGCACAATTTGCCGCATTGGTATCACTTCCCGATTCGTCAAGCTTTAGAAGAAGAGACAGGCGCGACGGTCATTCTGGCCAATGACGCAAACGCGGCCGCGTTCGGCGAGTATTGGCTCGGCTCGGGACGCGAATTCCGTAGCATGGTCCTACTAACGCTCGGCACAGGCGTCGGCGGCGGCATCATCGTCAACGACACGTTGGTCGAAGGGGATCATAGCTTTGGTTCGGAATGCGGCCACATCATCATTGATTTCAACGATGACGCTCGCCCAATCCCTACCGGTCAGCGCGGCCATTTGGAAGCCTACGCCAGCGGCACGGCGATCGTAAAGCGAACGCAAGAAGCGTTGGAGTCGGGCGAGAAGAGTTCTCTGATGGCGCGGATGAACAAAGGCGAAAAACTGACTCCGCTGATGGTTGCCGAAGAAGCCGAACGCGGCGACGAACTTTCGCTATTCATCGTGATGGAAACGGCTCGCTATCTTGGTGTCGGCGTGGTGTCGCTGATGCACACGATTGACCCCGGCGCCGTGGTGCTGGGCGGAGCAGTCAATTTTGGCGGCGCTGACTCGCCGCTAGGCACGATGTTTATCGAACGTGTTCGTGAAGAAGTAAAACGTCGCGCCTTTCCGGTTCCGGCCAAAAAGACGGCGATTCGCTTTACCTCACTCGGTACCGACGCGGGATATCTCGGCGCTAGTGGGCTGGCGCGACAAGCCTATCTGCGCGATCAACAAGCCCCCGTTACTTCGTAG
- a CDS encoding site-2 protease family protein: MTDSSPPEPTQRETLDSYDSTPTTPAVPRAESASAATPPRPVRQRRVLLPILLFVATCLSTFFVGWTRWQPTMLLGGMVDAEYDPLLSDPLVEGIRLVLRHVSVSDGLIYMACLLAILFAHEMGHFLMTVRYRIHASYPYFIPIPISPIGTMGAVIGMDGLKANRRQLFDIGLAGPLAGLVIAIPVLYVGILQMDLTKTAPSPYSLDVPLGLAWAMAWFQVPGYSLGDPVAQAQLNPYFMAGWVGLLVTGLNMLPISQLDGGHVAYTLFGKWSYFLAWGVIIAAVTAMALGAGWTWILMLILVLVIGPAHPPTSDDSVKIGAVRWIVGFTSLVIPILCFPPQAIIT; encoded by the coding sequence ATGACTGACAGCTCCCCCCCTGAACCGACTCAGCGCGAGACGCTCGACTCGTATGACTCAACGCCGACGACGCCGGCAGTTCCGCGCGCGGAAAGTGCGTCTGCGGCCACCCCGCCGCGTCCTGTTCGCCAGCGTCGCGTCTTGCTGCCGATCTTGCTGTTTGTCGCCACGTGTCTCTCTACGTTCTTCGTCGGTTGGACCCGTTGGCAGCCGACGATGTTGCTGGGGGGAATGGTCGACGCCGAATACGATCCGCTCCTTTCCGATCCGCTGGTCGAAGGGATCCGACTTGTGCTGCGACACGTAAGCGTGAGCGACGGCTTGATCTATATGGCTTGTTTGCTGGCGATCTTGTTCGCCCACGAGATGGGACATTTTCTGATGACGGTCCGCTATCGAATTCACGCTAGCTATCCGTACTTCATTCCGATCCCCATTTCGCCGATCGGCACGATGGGCGCCGTGATCGGCATGGACGGTTTGAAAGCGAATCGCCGACAGTTGTTTGACATCGGCCTAGCCGGTCCGCTGGCGGGACTGGTCATCGCGATCCCGGTGCTGTACGTCGGCATCTTGCAAATGGATTTAACCAAAACGGCGCCCTCTCCGTATTCGCTGGATGTCCCGCTGGGGCTGGCTTGGGCGATGGCTTGGTTTCAGGTGCCCGGTTACTCGCTTGGCGATCCGGTCGCTCAGGCGCAGCTGAATCCCTACTTCATGGCAGGCTGGGTCGGGCTGCTGGTCACCGGTTTGAACATGCTGCCGATCAGTCAACTGGATGGAGGCCATGTCGCCTATACGCTGTTTGGCAAATGGTCCTACTTTCTGGCCTGGGGCGTCATCATCGCGGCGGTGACCGCGATGGCGTTGGGCGCTGGTTGGACCTGGATCTTAATGCTGATTCTGGTATTGGTGATTGGACCTGCCCATCCGCCGACCTCGGATGACAGCGTCAAGATCGGCGCCGTTCGCTGGATTGTCGGCTTTACGTCGCTGGTGATCCCGATTCTTTGCTTTCCGCCGCAGGCGATCATCACGTAA
- the nusG gene encoding transcription termination/antitermination protein NusG, with protein sequence MDNESKNENELSAEDVTAEGAAPEAAESSDAPQSESQPAESPAEAEQAAAPGAGEAESGPEMAEAVVGAESTEETVAEESPKPARPKKGRNRGPIELIEEEEEAPVEVGEMDWYILKVQSNREKSICANLWRRVKMAGLEAYFDEVMVPTEDIVEFKNGKKKITKRKLYPGYIVVHMAINDDTWFLVRETGGIGDFTGAAGRPTPMLAHEVERITKKVEDEETGEEPVKTNIRFKLGDHVRITEGTFENFEGDVEGIDETNGRVTVMINIFGRTTPVEMEHWQMEPV encoded by the coding sequence GTGGATAACGAGTCGAAAAACGAGAACGAATTGTCTGCTGAGGACGTGACCGCCGAAGGCGCTGCGCCGGAAGCGGCAGAGTCGTCCGACGCGCCGCAGTCTGAATCGCAGCCAGCGGAGTCGCCGGCCGAAGCAGAGCAAGCCGCGGCTCCAGGCGCCGGAGAGGCCGAGTCGGGCCCCGAAATGGCTGAAGCGGTTGTTGGTGCTGAGTCGACGGAAGAGACTGTTGCCGAGGAGTCGCCGAAGCCGGCTCGTCCCAAAAAGGGGCGTAATCGCGGGCCAATTGAGCTGATCGAAGAGGAGGAAGAAGCTCCTGTCGAAGTCGGCGAGATGGATTGGTACATCCTGAAGGTGCAGAGCAATCGAGAAAAGTCGATTTGCGCGAACCTTTGGCGGCGCGTCAAAATGGCGGGCCTCGAAGCGTACTTTGACGAAGTCATGGTTCCGACCGAGGATATCGTCGAGTTCAAAAACGGCAAGAAGAAGATCACCAAGCGTAAGCTGTACCCCGGTTACATCGTCGTTCATATGGCGATCAACGATGATACCTGGTTTTTGGTGCGTGAGACGGGCGGGATCGGCGACTTTACTGGCGCCGCAGGGCGGCCGACTCCGATGCTGGCGCACGAAGTAGAGAGAATCACGAAGAAGGTTGAAGACGAAGAAACAGGCGAAGAACCGGTCAAGACCAACATCCGTTTCAAGTTGGGAGACCATGTTCGCATTACCGAAGGAACCTTCGAGAACTTCGAAGGGGATGTCGAAGGAATCGACGAAACCAATGGCCGCGTGACGGTCATGATCAACATCTTCGGTCGGACGACTCCGGTCGAGATGGAACACTGGCAAATGGAGCCGGTGTAA
- a CDS encoding sugar phosphate isomerase/epimerase family protein, translated as MKFGMNLLLWSGDPDESLLPVIENLKEMGYDGVEIPLFNLDVDKWGKYGEKIKDLGLGCTAVTVRNEGDNPISADAKVRAEGVRLNKQTLDCCQALGAETLVGPYHSAIGLFSGNGPTADEWKWGVDSMRQVAEHAGQVNVMLGVEALNRFECYLLNTHADSARFAREVNHPNCRAMYDTFHSNIEEKCIAQAIRDCSDVLAHVHISENDRSTPGTGHVHWDTNFDALKEVGYDGWMVVEAFGLALPEIAAATKIWRKMFSTELDLARDSLAFMKSEVAKRWN; from the coding sequence ATGAAGTTCGGCATGAACCTGTTGCTGTGGTCCGGCGATCCCGATGAGAGTCTCTTGCCGGTGATCGAAAATCTGAAAGAAATGGGCTACGACGGCGTAGAAATTCCGCTCTTCAATCTCGATGTCGACAAGTGGGGCAAGTATGGCGAAAAAATCAAAGATCTCGGTCTCGGCTGCACCGCGGTCACCGTCCGCAACGAAGGGGATAACCCGATCAGCGCTGACGCCAAAGTGCGCGCCGAAGGAGTTCGCTTGAACAAGCAGACGCTCGATTGCTGCCAGGCGCTTGGCGCCGAGACGCTGGTTGGCCCTTATCATTCGGCGATCGGTCTGTTCAGCGGTAATGGTCCGACCGCCGACGAGTGGAAATGGGGCGTCGATTCGATGCGTCAAGTCGCCGAGCATGCCGGCCAGGTGAACGTGATGCTGGGCGTCGAAGCGCTCAACCGCTTTGAGTGCTATCTGCTCAACACGCATGCTGATTCGGCACGCTTCGCTCGGGAAGTGAATCATCCCAACTGCCGAGCGATGTACGACACGTTCCACTCGAACATCGAAGAAAAGTGTATCGCTCAAGCGATTCGCGATTGCAGCGACGTGCTGGCCCATGTCCATATCTCGGAAAATGATCGCAGCACCCCCGGCACGGGGCACGTCCACTGGGATACGAACTTTGACGCGTTGAAAGAAGTCGGTTACGACGGCTGGATGGTGGTTGAAGCGTTTGGTCTCGCCTTGCCGGAAATTGCCGCAGCGACGAAGATCTGGCGCAAGATGTTCTCGACCGAGCTTGACCTGGCTCGTGACAGTCTGGCCTTTATGAAGAGCGAAGTCGCGAAGCGTTGGAACTAA
- the rplK gene encoding 50S ribosomal protein L11 gives MAKELVGKAKFQVPGGKATPAPPVGTSLGKFGVNLGQFVTQFNDKTKEFNGMPIPVVVSVYNDRTFEFICKSPPAAALLKQAAGIASGAGRPHVDKVGKVSMDQVDEICKQKMDDLNASDLEHARRMITGTARSMGIEVTE, from the coding sequence ATGGCGAAGGAACTGGTTGGTAAAGCGAAATTTCAAGTGCCCGGCGGCAAGGCCACTCCGGCTCCTCCCGTAGGTACGTCGCTCGGTAAGTTCGGCGTGAACCTGGGTCAGTTCGTTACGCAGTTCAACGACAAGACCAAGGAATTCAACGGCATGCCGATTCCGGTCGTCGTGAGCGTTTACAACGACCGTACTTTTGAGTTTATTTGCAAGAGCCCCCCTGCCGCTGCGTTGCTGAAGCAGGCCGCCGGTATCGCCAGCGGCGCCGGTCGCCCCCACGTCGACAAGGTTGGCAAGGTGTCGATGGATCAGGTTGACGAAATCTGTAAGCAGAAGATGGATGACCTGAACGCCAGCGACCTGGAGCATGCTCGCCGGATGATCACCGGAACGGCTCGCAGCATGGGCATTGAAGTTACCGAATAA
- a CDS encoding carboxypeptidase-like regulatory domain-containing protein — MSHRLQNPLLNLLTICLSCCVLVGCSHQPRSHIERTDISATVTNGGSPLAGALIDFSNPDSGEAYGGTLDAEGRVRLLGVAVGNYKITVQPPPGDPLSDTPSRVPQEDMQISRQFRASHLTPLQASVSDEKSDFAFELKDFDLSKKR; from the coding sequence ATGTCGCACCGACTACAAAATCCACTATTGAATTTGCTGACCATCTGTCTGAGCTGTTGCGTGCTCGTGGGCTGCAGCCACCAACCGCGTTCTCATATCGAGCGCACCGACATCTCGGCGACTGTAACAAACGGGGGGAGTCCGCTTGCCGGCGCCCTGATCGACTTCTCCAATCCCGATAGCGGCGAAGCGTACGGCGGAACGCTCGACGCAGAAGGTCGCGTCCGTCTCCTAGGAGTCGCTGTCGGAAACTACAAGATTACCGTGCAGCCGCCCCCAGGCGATCCGCTCTCAGATACGCCAAGCCGAGTTCCCCAGGAGGACATGCAGATCTCGCGGCAATTTCGCGCTTCGCACCTGACGCCGCTACAAGCCTCCGTCAGCGATGAAAAATCGGACTTCGCTTTCGAGCTAAAAGATTTCGACCTATCGAAGAAACGGTAG
- a CDS encoding HEAT repeat domain-containing protein codes for MSDFANSNEDVDAKKLEPPEGKQPFSPDDALPEVKPPTSKFLMQLFIAPLLIVLGAVSFVLIPQFLAGWHGDPRTYVEELQRPSDSAWQSAWNLAEALHDRRNEELKTDPAFAMQLSHLLDEQLAESGKLDEKEIWLRSFLCRAIGTLKTPEGLPALLKAANQDATPEDQQVRLAAVEALAEAIDNLGAKGLRDDPQVWETLQAASTVRSDSSLPFSQRYEDQLRSRACFALGVLGGDRANNRLDELTSDSFSDVRYNAATGLARQGDLRATPMLLEMLDPNKLPAKELVAPADILDTISADDLQIRQRVQQASTMNNAIRAIVILAHENPQLDRAPVIQQLDALLKTEIPLQLREVASEAKMVLEEPTGSPMK; via the coding sequence ATGAGCGATTTCGCCAACTCAAACGAAGACGTCGACGCCAAAAAATTGGAGCCGCCGGAAGGGAAGCAGCCCTTTTCTCCTGACGACGCGTTGCCCGAAGTAAAGCCGCCGACGTCAAAGTTCTTGATGCAGCTATTCATCGCGCCGCTGCTGATCGTTCTAGGAGCGGTCTCGTTCGTATTGATCCCGCAATTTCTCGCCGGCTGGCACGGAGATCCGCGCACTTACGTCGAAGAACTGCAGCGTCCCAGCGATTCCGCCTGGCAATCGGCCTGGAATCTGGCCGAGGCGTTGCACGATCGTCGGAACGAAGAACTGAAAACCGATCCGGCGTTCGCCATGCAGTTGTCGCATCTGCTGGACGAACAATTGGCCGAATCAGGCAAGCTCGACGAGAAGGAAATTTGGCTGCGCAGTTTCCTCTGCCGCGCGATCGGTACGCTCAAGACCCCAGAGGGTCTACCCGCGCTTTTGAAAGCCGCCAATCAAGACGCGACGCCGGAAGATCAACAAGTTCGCTTGGCCGCGGTCGAAGCGCTGGCCGAAGCGATCGACAACCTGGGCGCCAAAGGGCTGCGTGACGATCCTCAGGTCTGGGAGACGTTACAAGCAGCGTCAACGGTGCGCAGCGATTCGTCTCTCCCATTTTCGCAGCGTTATGAAGATCAACTCCGCAGCCGGGCCTGTTTCGCGCTGGGAGTCTTGGGAGGCGATCGCGCCAACAATCGTTTGGATGAACTCACCAGCGACTCCTTCTCCGATGTCCGCTACAACGCGGCGACCGGCTTAGCGCGGCAAGGAGATCTGCGTGCGACGCCGATGCTGCTTGAGATGCTCGATCCCAACAAATTGCCCGCAAAGGAACTTGTTGCGCCGGCCGATATTCTGGACACGATCAGCGCGGACGATTTGCAGATTCGCCAGCGCGTTCAGCAAGCGTCGACCATGAACAACGCCATCCGCGCCATCGTGATTCTGGCGCATGAGAATCCCCAGTTGGATCGCGCCCCGGTGATCCAGCAACTCGACGCACTGCTAAAGACAGAGATCCCGTTGCAACTTCGCGAGGTAGCGAGCGAGGCGAAGATGGTGTTGGAGGAGCCGACCGGCTCTCCGATGAAGTAG
- the tuf gene encoding elongation factor Tu, with protein sequence MAKDVFERTKPHVNVGTIGHIDHGKTTTTGAILAVQAAKGLAKNKAYSEIAKGGTVRDATKTVTIAVAHVEYETPNRHYAHIDCPGHADFVKNMITGAAQMDGAILVVSAADGPMPQTKEHVLLARQVGVPYVCVFLNKCDLVDDEELLDLVELEVRELLSKYEFPGDDCPVIRGASLPAYNNPSDPEASKCITELMEALDSYIPEPAREADKPFLMAIEDVFSIEGRGTVATGRIERGVVKVGEEVLIIGLNDAPTKTTVTGIEMFNKILQEGYAGDNVGCLLRGVKREDISRGQVLAKPGTITPHTKFEAEIYCLSKEEGGRHTPFFSGYRPQFYFRTTDVTGTANLIGAEMCMPGDNVRIEVELHKPIAMDDGVRFAIREGGRTVGSGVVTKILA encoded by the coding sequence ATGGCCAAGGACGTATTTGAAAGAACTAAGCCGCACGTCAATGTCGGCACCATCGGCCACATTGACCATGGCAAAACCACCACGACCGGCGCGATTCTCGCCGTTCAGGCAGCCAAGGGTTTGGCGAAGAACAAGGCGTACTCCGAAATCGCCAAGGGCGGTACGGTTCGTGACGCGACCAAGACGGTGACCATCGCGGTCGCACACGTCGAGTACGAGACCCCGAATCGTCACTACGCCCATATTGACTGCCCGGGTCACGCGGACTTCGTGAAGAACATGATCACCGGCGCCGCCCAGATGGACGGAGCAATTCTGGTCGTGTCGGCTGCTGACGGTCCGATGCCGCAGACGAAGGAGCACGTTCTGTTGGCTCGTCAGGTTGGCGTGCCGTACGTTTGCGTCTTCCTGAACAAGTGCGATCTGGTTGACGACGAAGAGTTGCTGGACTTGGTTGAGCTGGAAGTTCGTGAATTGCTCAGCAAGTACGAATTTCCTGGCGACGATTGCCCGGTCATCCGCGGCGCCTCGCTGCCGGCCTACAACAATCCGTCCGATCCGGAAGCCAGTAAGTGCATTACGGAGCTGATGGAAGCCCTGGATAGCTACATTCCGGAACCGGCTCGTGAAGCGGATAAGCCGTTCCTGATGGCGATCGAAGACGTGTTCTCGATCGAAGGTCGTGGAACGGTCGCGACTGGTCGTATCGAACGCGGCGTGGTGAAGGTCGGCGAAGAAGTGCTGATCATCGGTTTGAATGACGCCCCGACCAAGACCACGGTCACCGGCATCGAAATGTTCAACAAGATTCTGCAAGAAGGTTATGCGGGCGACAACGTCGGCTGCTTGCTTCGCGGCGTCAAGCGTGAAGACATTTCGCGTGGCCAGGTGCTGGCCAAGCCGGGTACGATCACCCCGCACACCAAGTTTGAAGCGGAAATCTACTGCTTGTCGAAGGAAGAAGGGGGGCGTCACACGCCGTTCTTCTCCGGCTATCGTCCGCAGTTTTACTTCCGCACGACGGATGTGACCGGAACCGCCAACCTAATCGGCGCCGAAATGTGCATGCCGGGCGACAATGTTCGCATTGAAGTCGAACTGCACAAGCCGATCGCGATGGACGACGGCGTTCGTTTCGCGATTCGCGAAGGTGGCCGCACCGTTGGTTCGGGCGTCGTTACGAAGATCCTCGCCTAA
- the secE gene encoding preprotein translocase subunit SecE, with the protein MAKERAAATAGNFVQELAQTGRYKRSQGRTARQATMLALWALVGVAAWQLFDVFRNQGQDRWIQVGVPAALLIAGFWIAYRMINWPVFADFLIAVEAEMNKVSWPSRAELIRASAVVILFVFALAAVLFAYDVFWQFVLKRWIEILRYAFN; encoded by the coding sequence ATGGCAAAAGAGAGAGCCGCCGCTACAGCCGGAAACTTCGTCCAAGAGTTGGCTCAGACCGGACGCTACAAGCGTTCGCAAGGTCGGACCGCTCGGCAGGCGACAATGCTCGCACTTTGGGCGTTGGTCGGCGTTGCAGCATGGCAGTTATTCGACGTATTCCGTAATCAAGGTCAGGATCGCTGGATTCAAGTCGGCGTTCCGGCTGCGTTACTGATCGCCGGGTTTTGGATCGCTTATCGCATGATTAATTGGCCGGTATTCGCCGACTTTTTGATCGCGGTCGAAGCGGAAATGAACAAAGTGTCTTGGCCCTCGCGGGCTGAGTTAATTCGGGCCAGCGCCGTCGTGATCCTGTTTGTGTTCGCTTTGGCGGCCGTGCTGTTTGCGTACGACGTGTTTTGGCAATTTGTGCTGAAAAGATGGATTGAAATCCTGCGATACGCATTCAATTAG